In a genomic window of Scheffersomyces stipitis CBS 6054 chromosome 4, complete sequence:
- the STE24 gene encoding zinc metalloprotease (zinc metallo-protease that catalyzes the first step of N-terminal processing of the yeast a-factor precursor~go_component membrane~go_function metalloendopeptidase activity~go_process proteolysis and peptidolysis), with amino-acid sequence MFNLAQSLSFLDSPSINWKLIVASLTVGQYLFENYLSSRQYAVLKRKSPPASIKAEVDQETFDKSQAYSRSKAKFGIFSSTFGLVQNLAILNWDLLPCLWDHSGKLMAKCSFLLPKFMGGVITHSLFFFSTFSIISTVLSLPLSYYSNFVLEEKYGFNKQTVGLWLSDTAKGIALSVTLGSPVIAGFLKIIDYFGQSFIFYTMGFVLVVQLVAMTIFPTLIQPLFNKFTPLEDGELKTAIEELAVKQEFPLTKLYVIDGSKRSSHSNAYFTGLPWSKQIVLFDTLIEHSTIPETVAVLGHEIGHWKLNHLPKMLLFAQSQLFLMFSMFAAFVKNNSLYTSFGFSTQPVIIGFILFNDVFQPVDAVFQFAMNLLSRKHEYEADEYAKGCGYGPDLSTSLLKMFSENLSTMDADWLYSSYHHSHPILPERLSALGYVSEKKLGKEIKIKPEKED; translated from the exons ATGTTTAATTTGGCACAA TCGCtctcttttcttgattctCCCTCCATCAATTGGAAGCTCATAGTGGCTCTGTTGACCGTGGGCCAATATTTGTTTGAAAACTACTTGCTGTCTCGTCAGTATGCTGTCCTCAAGCGTAAATCGCCTCCCGCTTCCATCAAGGCTGAAGTAGACCAAGAGACTTTCGACAAATCTCAGGCTTATTCCAGATCCAAGGCTAAGTTCGGAATCTTTTCCAGTACCTTTGGTTTGGTGCAGAACTTGGCTATTCTCAATTGGGATTTGTTGCCATGTTTGTGGGATCATTCTGGCAAGTTAATGGCCAAATGTTCGTTCTTGTTGCCTAAATTTATGGGTGGAGTTATCACTCATTCgcttttcttcttctcgaCTTTTCTGATTATTTCGACTGTATTGAGCTTGCCTTTGTCATACTACTCCAACTTCGTATTGGAGGAGAAGTACGGCTTCAACAAGCAAACTGTTGGCTTATGGCTCTCGGATACTGCCAAGGGCATAGCTTTGAGTGTCACATTGGGTTCTCCTGTCATTGCTggtttcttgaagatcatcGACTACTTTGGTCAGTCGTTCATCTTTTACACGATGGGTTTTGTTTTAGTAGTACAGTTGGTGGCTATGACTATTTTTCCTACTTTGATCCAACcgttgttcaacaagttcacACCTTTGGAAGACGGCGAGTTGAAGActgcaattgaagaattagCTGTGAAACAGGAATTTCCTTTGACCAAGTTGTACGTGATTGATGGTTCCAAAAGATCCTCTCACTCCAATGCCTACTTCACGGGTTTGCCCTGGTCTAAGCAGATCGTCTTGTTTGACACCTTGATCGAGCATTCAACTATCCCAGAGACTGTAGCTGTGTTGGGTCATGAAATCGGTCACTGGAAGTTGAATCACTTGCCCAAGATGTTGCTCTTTGCCCAGTCacaattgttcttgatgttttcGATGTTTGCTGCttttgtcaagaacaactcGCTTTATACTTCCTTTGGCTTCAGCACCCAGCCAGTTATAATTGGCTTCATTTTGTTCAACGATGTCTTCCAGCCAGTTGATGCTGTGTTCCAGTTTGCCATGAATTTGTTGTCAAGAAAGCATGAATACGAAGCTGACGAGTATGCTAAAGGTTGCGGCTACGGTCCAGACTTGTCCACCTCGTTGCTTAAGATGTTCTCTGAAAACTTGTCTACCATGGATGCCGATTGgttgtattcttcttaCCATCACTCTCATCCTATCTTGCCTGAGAGATTGAGCGCTTTGGGCTAtgtttctgaaaagaagcttggcaaggaaatcaagatcaagccagaaaaggaagacTAG
- the LUC7 gene encoding yeast U1 snRNP protein (has a role in 5' splice site recognition), translated as MAYEQRLLLEQLMGRDSLISPVTRRKEPELTSSRVCKSFLVGVCPHDLFVATKQDLGKCPKLHLQKHKLEYEYRTRKLGESFPDFEYEYYNILKKYIHDLDKAIAIAQERLTHTTPEEQQKIETITKELDSLDVKIGLMTQEISYLMEKNEIDKSLHESVKLGDLCKQREHLAESVRNIIENIGQTSQQKLQVCEGCGAYLSRLDSDRRLADHLIGKTHLGYVQMRQAYDELVHKFKRSGYFK; from the coding sequence ATGGCGTACGAACAGCGGCTTCTACTCGAGCAACTTATGGGCCGAGATTCGCTCATCTCGCCTGTGACCCGAAGAAAAGAGCCAGAGCTCACTTCCTCTAGAGTTTGCAAGAGTTTTCTCGTAGGCGTATGTCCTCACGACCTCTTTGTGGCTACCAAGCAGGACTTGGGAAAGTGTCCAAAATTGCATCTACAGAAACACAAGCTTGAATACGAGTATCGTACGAGAAAGCTCGGAGAGTCTTTCCCCGACTTCGAGTACGAATACTACaatattctcaagaagTATATCCACGACTTGGATAAAGCCATCGCCATAGCGCAAGAAAGACTCACCCATACGACACCTGAGGAACAACAGAAGATCGAGACTATCACCAAGGAATTGGACAGCTTGGATGTAAAGATCGGGCTCATGACCCAGGAGATCTCGTATTTGATGGAAAAGAACGAAATTGACAAATCGCTCCATGAATCGGTCAAACTCGGAGATCTCTGCAAACAACGAGAGCATTTAGCAGAGTCAGTCAGAAACATCATCGAAAATATTGGCCAGACTTCTCAGCAGAAGTTACAGGTTTGTGAAGGTTGTGGTGCTTATTTGTCTAGACTTGATAGTGATAGAAGATTAGCAGATCATCTCATTGGAAAGACTCACTTGGGTTACGTCCAGATGAGACAAGCTTACGATGAATTGGTTCATAAGTTTAAACGCCTGGGCTATTTCaagtag
- the GAS4 gene encoding Glycolipid anchored surface protein 4 precursor: FYIRGVDYQPGGSSGISANRDPLSDPDICARDISLFQELGINTIRIYSVNPDLNHDVCMSLLASAGIYLVLDVNSPLPNKHLNRYEPWTSYNIDYLGNVFKVVEQFSYYNNTLGFFAGNEIVNDVTSAKNSPIYVKAVVRDIKMYIEYNSPRPIPVGYSAADDLMYRMPFSEYLECYNENPAESVDFYGVNSYQWCGEQTFYTSGYNILADDYSDYTRPVFFSEYGCNEVLPRRFEEVKSLYSSDMIDVFSGGLVYEFTQEPNNYGLVEVLPSGDVRLLPDFIQLQKQFESLQDLDISSQVASSMRKNVKDMQQRLKTQKSIQPTCQAAYRNIDTSKGVPQSLAEDLIEMGVEVTKGKYVPLTEDQLTSKFKVFEPNG, from the exons TTCTACATCAGGGGAGTTGATTATCAACCTGGAGGCTCTTCCGGAATATCTGCCAACAGAGATCCTCTTTCAGATCCTGATATCTGTGCCAGAGATATTCTGCTTTTCCAAGAGCTTGGAATAAAT ACTATCCGTATCTACTCTGTCAATCCAGATCTCAACCATGATGTCTGTATGTCGCTTCTAGCTTCTGCAGGAATATATTTGGTTCTTGACGTCAACTCTCCCTTGCCCAACAAGCACCTCAATAGATATGAACCATGGACTTCCTACAACATCGACTATCTAGGAAATGTGTTCAAGGTAGTGGAACAATTTTCCTACTACAACAATACACTTGGTTTCTTTGCTGGAAATGAGATAGTTAATGACGTTACGTCGGCTAAA AATTCTCCCATCTACGTCAAGGCTGTTGTAAGGGATATCAAGATGTACATCGAATACAATTCCCCCAGACCAATTCCAGTGGGTTATTCAGCAGCAGATGACTTGATGTACAGAATGCCTTTCTCAGAATACCTCGAATGCTACAATGAGAACCCAGCAGAATCAGTAGACTTCTATGGAGTCAACTCCTACCAATGGTGTGGTGAACAGACCTTTTACACTAGTGGATATAATATTCTTGCTGACGACTATAGCGATTACACTAGACCCGTGTTTTTTTCAGAGTATGGATGCAATGAAGTTCTTCCCAGAAGATTCGAGGAAGTCAAATCACTTTATTCTTCAGATATGATTGACGTCTTCTCTGGAGGATTGGTATATGAATTCACACAGGAACCTAACAATTACGGCCTAGTCGAAGTCCTTCCTAGCGGTGATGTCAGATTGCTTCCAGATTTCATTCAATTGCAGAAGCAGTTCgaatctcttcaagatttagATATCAGCAGTCAAGTTGCCAGCAGCATGAGGAAAAATGTCAAAGATATGCAACAGCGTCTCAAGACCCAGAAGAGTATTCAACCAACATGTCAAGCTGCTTACCGGAATATTGATACGTCCAAGGGAGTACCGCAATCTCTTGCTGAGGACCTCATAGAAATGGGAGTTGAAGTGACCAAGGGAAAATATGTGCCATTAACGGAAGACCAGTTGACAAGTAAATTCAAAGTATTTGAGCCCAACGGT
- the BDE99 gene encoding 1,4-butanediol diacrylate esterase, with translation MVLSQQQKLRLASNIDATLQKYTVSDDAESQPRVNGLVQGVSDDKGTVYLKGSGYKDIGTGAKLDVDDIFGVYSCTKTITAMGALRLVDEGRLDLDAPVTKYLPEVAEIGVIDYDAVNEETGAYEKFPTAPNSPVTVRQLLLHTSGFAYPFTHYDVLVLATKNKPKEFNPNDPTRAYFTNEKTPLVHEPGSRWIYGYSFDFLGFVIEAVSGKKLGEYLKEAIFDPAGMTSTTFHLTGDKSNVVKLHLRRSTGKLTSSPKGIAHDPILDLGGQGVFTNVSDYLKFLRVWLNYGISPDTGKRILKEETVLNAIKDHLPAEIEMDAFPGLSTFDLEGEDLAREGFTLTGNARVSNRLPTGRPVGSIYWSGFANLYYWIDFENKIAGFQAGQIMPSRDPESVAAFNEFETAVYKSLKGDSKL, from the coding sequence ATGGTGTTATCACAACAACAGAAGCTCAGGCTCGCCTCAAACATAGATGCTACTCTCCAGAAATATACTGTATCTGACGATGCTGAATCTCAGCCTAGGGTCAATGGTTTGGTGCAGGGAGTTAGTGATGACAAGGGCACAGTGTATTTGAAAGGTTCGGGCTACAAAGACATTGGCACTGGTGCCAAGCTCGATGTGGATGACATCTTTGGCGTCTATTCTTGTACCAAGACTATCACAGCTATGGGGGCTTTGAGGTTGGTGGATGAAGGTAGACTCGACTTGGATGCTCCTGTGACCAAATACTTACCGGAAGTAGCTGAAATTGGGGTCATTGATTATGATGCTGTTAATGAAGAGACTGGTGCCTACGAGAAGTTTCCAACAGCTCCAAATTCGCCAGTCACTGTGAGACAATTGCTCTTACATACGTCTGGATTTGCTTACCCATTCACCCATTACGACGTTCTCGTATTGGCTACTAAGAACAAGCCCAAGGAGTTCAACCCCAACGATCCTACTAGAGCGTATTTTACGAATGAGAAGACACCCTTGGTTCATGAGCCTGGGTCCAGGTGGATCTACGGCTACAGTTTCGACTTTCTTGGGTTTGTCATTGAAGCTGTATCTGGCAAGAAGTTGGGTGAATACTTAAAAGAGGCCATCTTTGACCCAGCAGGAATGACGAGCACAACTTTCCATCTCACGGGCGACAAGTCCAACGTAGTCAAGTTGCATCTCAGAAGAAGCACTGGAAAACTCACTTCTCTGCCTAAGGGTATCGCTCATGACCCTATTCTAGATTTGGGTGGACAAGGTGTTTTCACCAATGTGAGCGACTacttgaaattcttgaggGTGTGGTTGAACTATGGAATTTCACCCGATACTGGAAAACGGattttgaaggaagaaacGGTCTTGAATGCAATCAAAGACCATTTGCCAGCAGAAATTGAGATGGATGCATTTCCAGGCTTGAGTACGTTCGATTTAGAAGGCGAGGACTTGGCTCGTGAAGGTTTTACATTGACGGGAAATGCTCGTGTCAGCAACAGATTGCCCACAGGCAGACCCGTGGGTTCTATATACTGGAGTGGGTTTGCCAACTTGTACTACTGGATAGACTTTGAAAATAAGATAGCCGGATTCCAAGCTGGGCAGATAATGCCATCTAGAGACCCAGAATCTGTTGCGGCGTTCAATGAGTTTGAGACGGCGGTGTATAAGTCGTTAAAGGGTGATAGTAAGTTGTAG